The genome window AATACTTGTTTTCCTAAAAACGCGGCTTTATTGCGTTTGTATAGTTGGGCCGAACGATGCCTACTGGCAGAAGTTCGGCGGTCGGTCGGTATTACATAAGGAGCAATTTTACGCCGGAAGTTTGCCGTTAGTAATTTCTTTCCCAAGATGGTTTCGTAAACATGTTGAAGCTCGGTTAGGGTAAATGTTTCCGACAAGAAACGAAAGGCATCCACGGACTTTTCCAAGTCATTGCGTAGCACTGTAATTGCATAGGCAATAATTTTGGCATGATCAAAAGCCAGCCCGCTATTTTCCAATATAGTACAGGTAGTTTCTCGGTTATACAAAGATACCGTTTGTTTTACCTCAATAACGGCTGTTAATTCTATGTCCTCTCTTCGTAACGTCAATTTGTTATGTTGGATGGTTTGATAGCTGTTTTCTCCGTTTTGTGTAGTTTGTTTATCCAGTGTAGTGTATGTACAGGTAAACCATTTGGCTTGTTTAGCATCTTTGCTGGAAAAAAGA of Elusimicrobiaceae bacterium contains these proteins:
- a CDS encoding NUDIX hydrolase translates to MNEQEFLKQYDQQHYPRPSLAVDMAVFSVIRQETGNYRKLPEQKLSVLLIERAEHPFQNQWALPGGFVLPNETVETAARRELEEETGIKETDLRQLHVFSEPKRDPRGWIISSSFMALTEFTQTLFSSKDAKQAKWFTCTYTTLDKQTTQNGENSYQTIQHNKLTLRREDIELTAVIEVKQTVSLYNRETTCTILENSGLAFDHAKIIAYAITVLRNDLEKSVDAFRFLSETFTLTELQHVYETILGKKLLTANFRRKIAPYVIPTDRRTSASRHRSAQLYKRNKAAFLGKQVLSVNPENL